The Candidatus Aminicenantes bacterium genome window below encodes:
- a CDS encoding ATP-dependent protease → MTKAKKNDKQHVELKPEELRWQCDPGTLKFKTTSDLKSCQEIIGQDRALSALRMAFDIESQGYNVFVTGKVGTGRKTSVRRLIRESERLKRIPDDKLYVNDFRNHDTPRLLRLPASQGRAFKGEMDELIEILVKQIPELFESEGYTESRKALLNEVTKQQKKLLADLEKTVSEKGFALVQIQVGGMTRPVVVPMVDGKPANTDKLRALVNEGKMTEKKFQAIEKTQEKLSNELEDVFKKLAVLEKETARRLKEMDHEFAKPVVHGNISEIRERHPQEKVAQYLDEVTESIMDQLNLFRKAQAAEKEQGVPLPRPGSPDDPFLVYRVNLLVDNSKTPQAPVIYETSPTYSNLFGSVEFSADGSGGSRTDFTRIKAGSLLKADGGFLIVEALDLLTEPGVWPAFKRILRNRRLEIQNYSPIYLLTVSGLKPEPIRIDVKVALVGDTHLYQLLFERDPEFKKIFKLRADFDSVMDLNQKSMLDYAGFVNRIANNEDLLAMKNSGVARVLEHGVKLSGNRKKLSTRFNDIADIIREADYWARKTGRKHIFGADVDKAILEKRDRSRLIETKIQEMIEDGSLMIDTTGSVVGQVNGLSVFNLGDAMFGKPSRITAQVAVGSEGIVNIEREAELSGSLHDKGVLIISGFMRARFAHDKPLAVTASLCFEQSYGGVDGDSASSAEIYALMSALSGVPISQAIAVTGSVNQRGEIQPIGGVNEKIEGFFDVCRARKLTGRQGVMIPHQNTDDLMLRQDLVEAVRKGKFHIWPVRNVDEGMQILMGIPAGSRDKQGAYPEGTINHRVNQRLREFAESGRHYSSGDQ, encoded by the coding sequence TTGACCAAAGCGAAAAAAAACGATAAGCAACATGTTGAGCTGAAACCCGAGGAACTTCGCTGGCAATGCGATCCCGGAACCTTGAAATTCAAAACCACCAGCGACTTGAAATCCTGCCAAGAGATCATCGGTCAGGACCGGGCTTTGAGTGCCCTGCGCATGGCCTTTGACATCGAGAGCCAAGGATACAACGTATTCGTAACCGGTAAAGTGGGCACCGGGCGTAAGACTTCGGTGCGTCGCCTGATCCGTGAAAGCGAGCGCTTAAAGCGCATCCCGGATGACAAATTGTATGTAAATGACTTTCGCAATCACGACACACCACGCCTTTTGCGCCTGCCGGCGAGTCAGGGCCGCGCGTTCAAAGGGGAAATGGATGAGTTGATTGAAATCCTGGTGAAACAAATCCCCGAGTTGTTTGAGAGCGAAGGTTACACTGAAAGCCGCAAGGCCTTGCTCAACGAAGTCACAAAGCAGCAGAAAAAGTTGTTGGCGGATTTGGAAAAAACAGTAAGTGAAAAAGGCTTTGCCCTGGTCCAGATCCAGGTCGGCGGCATGACCCGCCCGGTTGTGGTTCCCATGGTGGACGGCAAACCGGCCAATACCGACAAACTGCGTGCCCTGGTAAACGAGGGCAAAATGACGGAAAAAAAGTTCCAGGCGATAGAGAAAACCCAGGAGAAGCTCTCCAACGAACTGGAAGATGTGTTCAAGAAACTGGCCGTTTTAGAGAAAGAAACCGCCCGGCGTCTGAAAGAGATGGATCATGAATTCGCCAAGCCGGTCGTGCATGGCAATATCAGCGAGATCCGGGAACGCCACCCCCAGGAAAAAGTCGCGCAGTACCTGGACGAAGTAACCGAAAGCATCATGGATCAGCTCAACCTTTTTCGCAAGGCGCAGGCCGCTGAAAAAGAACAGGGTGTCCCCCTGCCGCGGCCCGGTTCCCCGGATGATCCTTTCCTGGTATACCGCGTCAATCTGCTCGTGGATAACTCTAAAACCCCCCAAGCCCCGGTGATTTACGAGACCTCCCCCACTTACAGCAATCTGTTCGGTAGCGTGGAATTCAGTGCAGACGGCTCAGGCGGTTCCCGCACCGATTTCACTCGCATCAAGGCCGGGTCGCTGTTAAAAGCCGACGGCGGTTTCCTGATCGTAGAAGCGCTCGACCTGCTGACAGAGCCCGGAGTCTGGCCGGCATTCAAGCGCATCCTGCGAAACCGGCGCCTGGAGATTCAGAACTATTCGCCCATCTACCTGTTAACCGTGTCGGGATTGAAACCCGAACCCATCCGCATCGACGTCAAAGTGGCCTTGGTGGGAGACACCCACCTGTACCAATTGCTGTTTGAACGCGATCCCGAATTCAAGAAGATCTTTAAACTGCGGGCGGATTTCGACTCCGTCATGGATTTAAATCAGAAAAGCATGCTGGATTATGCCGGTTTTGTCAATCGGATCGCAAATAATGAAGACTTGCTTGCAATGAAAAACAGTGGTGTCGCCCGCGTACTGGAACACGGTGTTAAACTGTCTGGAAACCGCAAAAAGCTCTCAACCCGGTTTAATGACATTGCAGACATCATCCGTGAAGCGGATTACTGGGCACGGAAAACAGGCCGCAAACATATCTTTGGAGCGGATGTGGACAAGGCCATTCTGGAAAAACGCGACCGTTCGCGATTGATCGAAACCAAGATTCAAGAGATGATCGAGGACGGCTCCCTCATGATCGACACCACAGGCTCCGTGGTGGGCCAGGTGAACGGCCTGTCCGTCTTTAACCTGGGAGATGCGATGTTCGGCAAACCTTCCCGCATCACCGCTCAAGTCGCGGTCGGCAGCGAGGGCATCGTCAACATCGAACGGGAGGCGGAGTTGAGCGGCAGCCTGCACGATAAGGGCGTGCTGATCATCAGTGGATTCATGCGCGCACGCTTCGCGCATGACAAACCGTTGGCCGTCACCGCCAGTTTGTGCTTTGAACAATCCTATGGCGGAGTCGATGGTGATTCCGCTTCGTCTGCAGAGATCTACGCCCTGATGTCCGCTTTATCCGGAGTCCCCATATCCCAAGCGATCGCCGTGACGGGCTCTGTCAACCAGAGGGGAGAAATTCAACCCATCGGCGGCGTCAATGAAAAGATCGAGGGTTTCTTTGATGTTTGCCGTGCCCGCAAACTGACAGGCCGACAGGGTGTCATGATTCCCCACCAGAACACAGATGACCTGATGTTGCGTCAGGACTTGGTGGAGGCGGTTCGCAAAGGAAAATTCCATATCTGGCCGGTCCGGAACGTGGACGAAGGCATGCAAATCCTTATGGGGATTCCCGCCGGCTCACGCGACAAGCAAGGCGCTTACCCCGAGGGCACGATCAACCACCGGGTCAACCAACGGTTACGGGAGTTCGCTGAAAGCGGCAGACACTATTCCTCAGGCGATCAATGA
- a CDS encoding ATP-binding cassette domain-containing protein, giving the protein MIEVMDLTKYYGNLCALDRINFQIHKGEVLGMLGPNGAGKTTCMRILTCYLNPTSGNITVKGMNVTENPRSIKQIMGYLPENAPLYPEMLVFDYLEYVADSRRLDREAKQSRIDFLSHICGIREVMHQPIGELSKGYKQRVGLAQAMMGDPEILVLDEPTSGLDPNQIVEIREIIREIGREKTVILSTHILSEAEATCDRAVIIHQGRIVADGDITALKESAGRDTRIVVTLAKAEAGKARSVLKKVPGVMGIDTESHPGDSVIHLSLAVEPGKDIRVPVYHAIKAEDWDLLELQRQSKSLEHIFRELTKENVQ; this is encoded by the coding sequence ATGATCGAGGTGATGGACCTGACCAAGTACTACGGTAACCTTTGCGCCCTGGACCGCATCAACTTCCAGATTCATAAAGGCGAGGTGCTGGGCATGCTGGGGCCCAACGGAGCGGGCAAAACCACGTGCATGCGCATTTTGACCTGCTACCTGAATCCGACATCCGGAAACATCACCGTCAAAGGCATGAACGTTACGGAAAACCCGCGTTCCATAAAGCAGATCATGGGGTATTTGCCGGAGAATGCCCCCCTCTATCCCGAGATGCTGGTGTTTGATTACCTGGAATATGTGGCTGATTCCAGGAGGCTGGACCGGGAAGCCAAACAGAGTCGTATTGACTTTCTGTCACATATTTGCGGCATCCGTGAAGTCATGCATCAACCCATAGGTGAATTATCCAAAGGCTACAAGCAGCGGGTGGGATTGGCCCAGGCCATGATGGGCGATCCGGAAATCCTGGTGCTGGACGAACCCACTTCGGGATTGGATCCGAACCAGATTGTTGAAATCCGGGAGATCATCCGCGAAATCGGGCGCGAAAAAACCGTAATTCTGTCCACGCACATCCTCAGTGAAGCCGAGGCGACTTGCGACCGGGCCGTCATTATTCACCAGGGACGCATCGTGGCGGACGGCGATATTACCGCACTCAAAGAAAGCGCCGGTCGCGATACCCGGATTGTGGTGACCCTGGCCAAAGCGGAAGCGGGGAAAGCCAGATCCGTGTTAAAGAAGGTGCCCGGCGTAATGGGCATCGATACGGAGTCCCATCCCGGAGATTCGGTTATTCATCTCAGCCTGGCCGTTGAACCGGGAAAGGATATCCGTGTGCCGGTATACCATGCCATCAAAGCAGAGGATTGGGACCTTCTCGAATTGCAACGCCAATCCAAGTCACTGGAACATATTTTCCGTGAACTGACCAAGGAGAACGTGCAATGA
- a CDS encoding saccharopine dehydrogenase: MQRILVLGSGLVGHAVAADLCREFSVHVADADLHTLEAVSSSFSVTPVHADLADSRRLKQLTRGFDVVVNALPGHMGFGVLKDLIDNGNNVVDIAFSPEDPFLLEDRATKAGVTAVVDCGVAPGLCNMILGYESTRLDAIESYSCLVGGLPVERQWPWEYKAGFSPADVIEEYTRPCRMVQNGKPVVYPPLSGLERVEFKGIGTLEAFHTDGLRTLLKTMKIPNMKEKTLRYPGHAALMEILGGAGFFSREEMEIKNQRLAPLDVTSAILFPQWKMRPDEADFTVMRIDIKGKSGNNPVHRAFELFDQFDWKTRTTSMARTTGYTCSAVVRILAEGRIRRRGVVAPEHLGQMEGVFKRVRKLLEERGVKLSGDL; the protein is encoded by the coding sequence ATGCAACGTATTCTTGTTCTGGGCAGCGGTTTGGTCGGACACGCGGTTGCGGCGGATCTCTGTCGCGAATTCAGCGTTCACGTGGCTGATGCGGATTTGCACACGCTTGAAGCCGTTTCTTCGTCATTTTCCGTTACGCCGGTTCACGCCGACCTGGCGGATTCCCGTCGGCTCAAACAATTGACTCGTGGATTTGACGTAGTGGTAAACGCCTTGCCCGGACATATGGGCTTTGGCGTTCTGAAAGACCTGATCGACAACGGCAACAACGTGGTGGACATCGCTTTCAGCCCCGAAGATCCCTTTCTTTTAGAGGATCGCGCAACCAAAGCCGGAGTCACCGCGGTAGTGGATTGTGGTGTAGCGCCGGGTTTGTGCAACATGATCCTGGGATATGAATCCACGCGCCTGGACGCCATCGAATCTTATTCCTGTTTGGTCGGGGGATTGCCGGTGGAGCGGCAATGGCCCTGGGAATACAAAGCCGGTTTTTCACCGGCTGATGTTATTGAGGAGTACACGCGCCCCTGCCGCATGGTTCAGAACGGCAAGCCGGTCGTGTATCCGCCCCTTTCCGGCCTGGAACGGGTTGAATTCAAAGGCATCGGCACCCTGGAAGCGTTCCATACGGATGGATTGCGTACCTTGTTAAAAACAATGAAAATTCCCAATATGAAGGAAAAAACCCTTCGGTATCCCGGTCATGCGGCCCTGATGGAAATCCTGGGTGGTGCGGGATTCTTCAGCCGTGAAGAGATGGAAATCAAAAATCAGCGGCTGGCTCCCCTGGATGTGACCAGTGCCATTCTTTTCCCGCAATGGAAGATGCGTCCCGATGAAGCGGATTTCACCGTCATGCGCATTGATATCAAGGGAAAATCGGGAAACAACCCGGTTCACCGGGCATTCGAGTTGTTTGACCAGTTCGATTGGAAGACCCGTACCACTTCAATGGCACGTACCACCGGATACACCTGTTCCGCGGTGGTTCGAATTCTTGCGGAGGGTCGGATCCGGCGCCGGGGAGTGGTTGCGCCCGAACATCTGGGCCAGATGGAGGGTGTGTTTAAACGGGTTCGGAAACTTTTGGAAGAGCGTGGAGTCAAGCTTTCCGGAGACCTGTAG
- a CDS encoding ABC transporter permease, whose translation MKNIADSKYTKFVLYLIVVVLINAVGMNVFFRADLTDSGLYSISSISREVVSTLSEPLTIHVFFSDNLPAPHNNTRRYLEDLLKEYAVYGNRFFNYRFHDIRSADTPDRGATSPESYGIYPLQLQYLKNDEIKLLKAYMGLVLIHGDMVEQIPQITSTRGIEYRITTAVQKMHNKIGALLGLEDPIQVKLVLSSSLQSVAPYMKLNQLMGLPQTLERLTKEISERHYGKLEYAYVDPTRDPQVKESLKKYRLMELSWPDLQDASGKMIAAGEGVAGLIVEHQGSIREFQLIQAVNIPLIGTQYRLVEPEQIEKLIEEGTESLLDINADIGYLEDHETLSLFNPMASMQRMENPDTITNFNNLVKDIYTLKPVNLTKDGIGGAFDTLIIAGPKEEFSQYELFVIDQFLMQGKNLAVFLDPFKEVMPQQNMNYMNRNQGPVYLPLDTGLEKLLFHYGVTVRKAYVMDEKCLRQQVDEQFGGGEQVFYFAPEIQQEYIDNSLPFMQNLNRLVLLRTAPLEVDAARLEKNSIHATTLFSSSPRSWEMSNQINLNPFMIRKPQDPAKYQQYPLALMLEGEFSSFFADKAIPEQTQASADRDNAEGVQPLDGAAKKADAIDMSKVKDKGSILRRGKSAKIFIVGTSDILRDNVIDARGQGQNAIFVLNLLDHLNQRDGIAMMRSKQQTVALLKSSRTTEGAKTFAKTFNIAGLPLLVVLAGLAVWWKRNQRKRRLRSRFSPAGAKGGEV comes from the coding sequence ATGAAAAATATCGCAGACAGCAAATACACCAAGTTTGTCCTCTACTTGATCGTGGTCGTGTTGATCAACGCCGTGGGCATGAATGTTTTTTTTCGCGCGGATCTCACCGATTCCGGCTTGTACTCCATCTCATCGATCAGCCGTGAAGTGGTGTCCACCTTGTCTGAACCGCTGACCATTCACGTTTTCTTTTCAGACAACCTGCCCGCGCCTCACAACAACACGCGGCGCTATCTGGAAGATTTACTCAAGGAATACGCGGTTTACGGTAACCGCTTTTTTAACTATCGCTTTCATGATATCCGTTCCGCGGACACGCCGGACCGGGGCGCAACTTCCCCGGAAAGCTACGGCATCTATCCTTTGCAGCTTCAATACCTCAAAAACGATGAAATCAAACTGTTGAAAGCGTATATGGGCTTGGTTCTGATTCACGGAGATATGGTTGAACAAATCCCCCAGATAACCTCCACCAGGGGGATCGAGTACCGTATTACAACCGCAGTTCAGAAGATGCACAACAAGATCGGCGCCCTGCTGGGTCTTGAAGACCCCATTCAGGTCAAGCTGGTCCTCTCTTCTTCTCTGCAATCCGTGGCGCCTTACATGAAACTCAACCAACTCATGGGTTTGCCGCAAACCCTGGAGCGGTTGACCAAAGAAATCAGTGAGCGCCACTACGGCAAACTGGAGTATGCGTATGTAGATCCCACCCGCGATCCTCAGGTAAAGGAATCCCTGAAAAAGTACCGCTTGATGGAGCTTTCGTGGCCCGACCTGCAGGATGCTTCCGGAAAAATGATCGCGGCGGGTGAGGGAGTGGCCGGATTGATTGTTGAGCATCAGGGCAGTATCCGGGAATTTCAACTCATTCAAGCCGTAAACATTCCCCTGATCGGCACGCAATACCGCCTGGTGGAGCCGGAACAGATTGAAAAACTCATCGAGGAGGGAACCGAGTCATTGTTGGACATCAACGCCGACATCGGATACCTGGAAGACCACGAAACATTGAGTTTGTTTAATCCCATGGCCTCCATGCAACGCATGGAGAATCCTGACACCATCACCAATTTCAACAACCTTGTCAAAGACATCTATACGTTGAAGCCCGTAAACCTGACAAAAGACGGAATCGGAGGTGCTTTCGACACCCTGATCATCGCCGGTCCCAAAGAGGAATTTTCGCAATACGAGTTGTTTGTCATCGATCAATTCCTCATGCAGGGCAAAAACCTGGCGGTATTCCTGGATCCGTTTAAGGAAGTCATGCCGCAGCAGAACATGAACTACATGAACCGCAACCAGGGACCGGTTTACCTGCCTTTGGACACCGGCCTGGAAAAACTCTTGTTCCATTACGGCGTTACGGTTCGCAAGGCTTATGTGATGGACGAAAAGTGCCTGCGCCAGCAGGTAGATGAACAATTTGGTGGTGGGGAACAGGTTTTTTATTTCGCCCCGGAAATTCAGCAGGAGTATATCGACAACTCCCTGCCCTTCATGCAGAACCTCAATCGCCTGGTGTTGTTGAGGACCGCGCCGTTGGAAGTGGACGCTGCCAGACTTGAGAAAAACAGCATCCATGCCACGACCCTTTTCTCTTCATCGCCGCGTTCCTGGGAGATGAGCAATCAAATCAACCTGAATCCCTTCATGATCCGCAAACCCCAGGATCCGGCCAAGTATCAGCAATATCCCCTGGCGCTGATGCTGGAAGGAGAATTCAGCAGCTTTTTCGCCGACAAAGCGATTCCGGAGCAAACGCAAGCTTCAGCCGATAGAGACAATGCCGAGGGCGTTCAACCTCTAGACGGCGCAGCCAAAAAGGCGGATGCGATCGATATGTCCAAGGTTAAGGATAAGGGAAGCATCCTGCGGCGCGGCAAAAGCGCCAAGATCTTTATCGTTGGAACATCGGATATCCTGCGCGACAACGTTATCGATGCCCGCGGCCAGGGCCAGAACGCCATCTTTGTTCTCAACCTCCTGGATCACTTGAATCAGCGTGACGGCATCGCCATGATGCGCAGTAAGCAGCAGACTGTGGCGTTGTTGAAATCCAGCCGCACCACTGAGGGCGCCAAGACGTTCGCCAAGACATTCAACATCGCCGGGTTACCGTTGCTGGTGGTTCTGGCCGGGTTGGCCGTATGGTGGAAACGCAATCAGCGGAAACGCCGACTCCGCAGCCGGTTTTCACCCGCTGGCGCGAAAGGAGGTGAAGTATGA
- a CDS encoding ABC transporter, with amino-acid sequence MKQILNIVRKELASYFVSPIAYIVIAIFLVVTGWFFFSTFFLYNQASMRGFFSLLPIILSFVVPAVTMKLFSEEFNRGSYEMLMTLPVTPVEVVLGKFLAALGFIVVMLLPTVVYALTISGMGDLDPGPVLGGYLGAVLLGGLFAAVGLFASSLTRNQIIAFIIAMAICFFLTLIDKMLFFLPKGILSIMSYLGADFHFRNIARGVLDSRDLLYFISMTFIALYGTHLVVQERK; translated from the coding sequence ATGAAGCAGATTTTGAATATCGTACGCAAGGAATTGGCCAGCTACTTTGTTTCTCCCATTGCCTACATTGTAATCGCCATCTTCCTGGTGGTGACCGGATGGTTCTTTTTCTCGACCTTCTTTTTGTACAACCAGGCCAGCATGAGGGGATTTTTCTCGCTTTTGCCCATTATCCTCTCTTTTGTTGTTCCCGCCGTTACCATGAAACTCTTTTCCGAGGAATTCAATCGCGGCTCATACGAGATGCTGATGACCCTTCCAGTAACCCCGGTTGAAGTCGTCCTGGGAAAATTCCTGGCCGCACTCGGATTCATCGTGGTCATGTTGCTTCCTACGGTGGTATACGCGTTGACCATATCCGGCATGGGAGATCTCGACCCGGGCCCCGTTCTGGGCGGATATCTCGGTGCCGTGCTGCTGGGCGGATTGTTTGCGGCGGTGGGGTTGTTCGCATCCTCCCTGACCCGCAATCAGATTATCGCCTTCATTATCGCCATGGCCATCTGTTTTTTTCTCACCCTGATCGACAAGATGCTCTTTTTCCTGCCCAAAGGCATACTCAGCATCATGTCCTACCTGGGAGCGGATTTCCACTTCCGTAACATCGCCAGGGGAGTATTGGATTCCCGTGACCTGCTGTACTTTATCAGCATGACGTTCATCGCGCTGTATGGCACCCACCTGGTGGTCCAGGAGCGCAAGTGA
- a CDS encoding DUF4340 domain-containing protein → MKLNFGRIRSEFVVLALVIIGLTLFLLLRNPDRVRYELPQIPMVEREAMDRIEIQSKKGQVVLEKKAGEWQLQPSNHAVDPSRLNSALDALVDLSLTTLVSSSKDFQRYGMDPDSAVQVKAYAGKEVVQSFILGKVASTYRHTFLRFPDDHRIYHASGSLRTRFEYSAQDWRDKTVLAFSKDEISEIDVTAGNWSGTFVRQAAAPRVKDDEKNVAGSEMTSTVEWKSTDGHSVESKIMDPLLQSLSELSCQEFLQAEPDATGTTIALRVSLKGSKEYQLQLRQAQNGETTRYTGTSSMVAQWFVMPAYTVEDLTGKAEALFKPQAGGDSSRKD, encoded by the coding sequence ATGAAATTAAACTTCGGCCGGATCAGGAGTGAATTCGTGGTTTTGGCCCTGGTCATCATAGGGCTGACTCTGTTCCTGTTGTTGCGAAACCCCGACCGCGTTAGGTATGAGTTGCCTCAGATCCCAATGGTGGAACGCGAGGCCATGGATCGGATTGAAATCCAATCCAAAAAAGGTCAAGTCGTTTTAGAGAAAAAGGCGGGAGAATGGCAATTGCAGCCTTCCAACCATGCCGTGGATCCATCACGCTTGAACAGTGCCCTGGATGCGTTGGTTGACCTCAGCTTGACCACGCTGGTTTCCAGTTCCAAAGATTTTCAACGTTACGGCATGGATCCGGACTCCGCCGTTCAAGTCAAAGCCTACGCGGGAAAAGAAGTGGTCCAATCTTTTATACTGGGTAAAGTCGCCTCCACCTATCGTCACACATTTCTGAGGTTCCCTGATGATCACCGCATCTACCATGCATCGGGTTCCCTGCGCACCCGCTTTGAGTACAGCGCGCAGGATTGGCGTGATAAGACCGTGTTGGCGTTTTCGAAAGATGAGATTTCTGAGATCGACGTCACGGCAGGCAATTGGTCCGGCACCTTTGTGCGCCAAGCGGCTGCCCCAAGGGTAAAAGATGATGAGAAAAATGTTGCCGGCAGCGAAATGACATCCACCGTAGAGTGGAAAAGTACGGATGGACACAGCGTTGAATCCAAAATCATGGATCCCCTGCTGCAGTCCCTGTCTGAACTCTCTTGCCAGGAATTCCTCCAGGCTGAGCCGGATGCAACAGGTACAACCATTGCCTTAAGGGTATCTTTGAAAGGCAGCAAGGAGTATCAACTCCAATTGCGACAAGCGCAAAACGGGGAAACCACCCGTTATACCGGCACATCTTCCATGGTTGCGCAGTGGTTCGTGATGCCCGCTTACACGGTTGAAGACTTGACAGGTAAAGCCGAAGCCTTGTTCAAACCTCAAGCGGGCGGCGATTCGTCCCGGAAAGATTAG
- a CDS encoding lipopolysaccharide heptosyltransferase family protein: protein MKTDLKKESVAIPGPGEKIAVVRLSALGDVIHTLPAVVQMARAFPSCSLDWICSPPVDKLLSVFNVADHVYSLDLRHKPMRDALREVRVFRLRNRDRYSLVVDFQGLIKSALVARMAGRNVLGFHSQNLREPLASLAYRLQADPWPGNSHVIYKNLHLLSALGVNTNTVQYPSLSYATPSPRLQDFLDRLSPGSAGFCLLNTGAGWPTKIPPLDLLAQIGHIVASRVPAVLLWGNAAELDRARDISNKTGIPLAPETDFVDLVHLIRSATCIISADTLALHLADVVDTPSVGLFAPTSPRRNGSLLPLSRAVVSTVECRFCHRRTCNKMNCMAQISTDSVYTAITEMLDASG from the coding sequence GTGAAAACCGATTTAAAAAAAGAAAGTGTGGCCATTCCGGGTCCGGGCGAGAAGATCGCCGTGGTTCGCTTGTCTGCATTGGGAGACGTGATTCACACTTTGCCCGCGGTCGTTCAAATGGCAAGGGCCTTTCCAAGTTGCAGCCTGGATTGGATCTGCTCACCTCCTGTTGACAAGCTGCTTTCCGTGTTCAATGTGGCCGACCACGTCTACTCGCTGGATCTCCGTCACAAACCCATGCGCGACGCACTCAGGGAGGTTCGCGTTTTTCGCCTCAGGAACCGCGACAGGTATTCACTGGTTGTGGACTTTCAGGGCTTAATCAAATCCGCACTGGTGGCACGCATGGCGGGGCGGAATGTGTTGGGATTTCATTCTCAAAACTTACGCGAGCCCCTGGCGTCTTTGGCCTATCGTTTACAGGCCGATCCGTGGCCGGGAAACAGCCATGTGATTTACAAGAATCTCCACCTGTTGAGCGCTCTGGGCGTCAACACGAATACGGTTCAGTACCCGAGCCTGAGTTACGCCACCCCATCGCCACGGTTGCAAGACTTCCTGGACCGTTTGTCCCCGGGTTCCGCAGGTTTCTGTCTACTAAACACGGGAGCGGGATGGCCAACCAAAATCCCGCCTTTGGACCTGTTGGCACAAATCGGACATATCGTCGCTTCGCGTGTTCCCGCCGTGCTGCTGTGGGGGAACGCGGCCGAGTTGGACCGCGCCCGTGATATTTCAAACAAAACCGGGATCCCCCTGGCTCCGGAAACCGATTTTGTGGACCTGGTGCACCTGATCCGTTCCGCCACTTGTATCATCAGCGCGGATACCCTGGCATTGCACCTGGCGGACGTGGTCGACACTCCGAGTGTCGGTCTGTTTGCACCGACATCTCCCCGGCGCAACGGTTCCCTGTTGCCTTTATCCCGCGCCGTGGTCAGCACGGTTGAGTGCCGTTTCTGCCATCGACGTACTTGCAATAAAATGAACTGCATGGCTCAGATCTCTACAGACTCCGTCTATACCGCCATTACTGAGATGCTTGATGCATCTGGTTGA
- a CDS encoding PspC domain-containing protein, with translation MKRLYRSRKDRVISGICGGIGEYFNLDPVLVRVGAVLLVFTGGVGLIAYIAGIFIIPEQPLDSEEETVSMHREESSPRELSTENESDSETASHSGPVVFGLILVILGAFFLLRNIPLFNDYYWWIRNHLRMFFWPGIFIGLGVFLIARNYRR, from the coding sequence GTGAAACGCTTGTATCGCAGTCGCAAAGACCGTGTGATTTCGGGAATCTGTGGTGGTATCGGAGAGTATTTCAACCTGGATCCCGTACTGGTACGTGTCGGGGCGGTTCTGCTCGTGTTTACCGGCGGTGTCGGACTAATCGCCTACATTGCCGGTATATTCATTATTCCCGAGCAACCCCTGGACAGCGAAGAAGAAACTGTGTCGATGCATAGAGAAGAATCTTCCCCCCGCGAACTTTCCACTGAAAATGAAAGCGACTCGGAAACCGCTTCCCATTCCGGTCCGGTTGTATTCGGCTTGATTCTGGTTATCCTGGGTGCTTTCTTTCTGCTGCGAAACATCCCCCTCTTCAACGATTACTATTGGTGGATCCGAAACCATCTGCGCATGTTTTTCTGGCCCGGCATCTTTATCGGCCTGGGGGTTTTTCTGATCGCCCGCAATTATCGCCGCTGA
- the lepB gene encoding signal peptidase I, whose product MAYNLHVHEHLNPFKQESLAECLRGFLCLAVHFLLLFFFVRTFACQTMVVSSASMNNNLVVGDHVLVNMVYSRDGWNAIERFFMPPRALCRGMVVAFHPPGYADRVFVKRIIGLPGEEIRIQKGQVLVDGARLKETYLNDPSSSGRKRDSIHCHAPSGHYYCLGDNNAATCQPDASSISVMAV is encoded by the coding sequence ATGGCGTACAATTTGCATGTGCATGAGCATTTAAACCCTTTCAAACAAGAGTCCCTGGCTGAGTGCCTGAGGGGATTCCTCTGCCTGGCGGTCCATTTCTTGTTGCTTTTCTTTTTTGTGCGAACGTTCGCCTGCCAAACCATGGTCGTTTCCTCTGCCTCCATGAATAACAACCTGGTTGTAGGGGATCATGTGCTGGTCAACATGGTCTACTCACGCGACGGATGGAACGCGATTGAACGGTTTTTCATGCCGCCGCGCGCACTCTGCCGGGGCATGGTGGTTGCGTTTCATCCACCCGGTTACGCGGATCGGGTTTTTGTCAAGCGCATCATCGGCCTGCCGGGAGAAGAGATCCGCATTCAGAAAGGTCAGGTTCTGGTAGACGGAGCGAGATTAAAAGAGACCTACTTGAATGATCCAAGCAGCTCCGGTCGCAAAAGAGATTCAATCCATTGTCATGCACCTTCGGGTCATTATTACTGCCTGGGTGACAATAACGCTGCAACTTGTCAACCAGATGCATCAAGCATCTCAGTAATGGCGGTATAG